The following DNA comes from Tunturibacter psychrotolerans.
GTTAGTGGCGTGGGAGCGAGCGGGATTGATCTCTCCCAACAACGACTACTCTTTTGACGCTCTGGGCCAGTTGCGCAGGCTGCGCGATCTGCAAGCTACGACGCGCATCTCGGCGAAAAGTATTCGCGCGTCGGTCGATGCGATGCAGCGATTCGGAGGGGTACGAAACCCACTGCTCGAAGCGAGCTTTGTGCGTCGTGGATCGCGTCTTAGCTTTCGGCACGGCGGCGCGTTGATGGATCCGCTTACGCAGCAGCTTGCTTTCGACTTTGAGACTGCGCCGGCTCGTCAGCTTCGTGTAGTGGGGGCGGGGGATATTGCTCTACGGCAGGCCGCTGAGGTGCAGGAGATGTTCTTGCGGGCGGTGCAGCTGGAGGAAAATCCGGCCACGATCCAAGAGGCGGCTGAGATCTATGACGCGATTCTGGTGCTGCGACCGCAGCATGCGCCGGCGTTGATCAACCTTGGGACGATTCACTACAACCTTCGCCGATTTGAAAATGCCGAAGGGCTCTATCGGCGCGCTACCTTGGCCGATCCGGAGTATGCGCTGGCGTTCTTCGATCTGGGCAATGTGCTGGACGAGATGCAGCGACTGGCCGAGGCGACAACGGCTTATCAGAAGGCTGTCGCACTGGTGCCGCAGTACGCCGACGCGCACTACAATCTGGCACTAGCGTACGAGCGGCAGGGACAGCGTCGAAGAGCGTTGCGGCATTGGCTGGCCTATGTGCGGCTCGATCCGATTGGGCCGTGGGCCAATCACGCGAAAGAACAGGCTCGTAAGATTTTGAACACCGAGAAGCTTTCGATTGTTAGCCGCCGTGGGCGCTCAGTAAAAATTGCCGGGTAGCGATTTATTCTTCTTCGAGGCAGGCTTAGACGGATTCGCCATACACTCTCAGACTGAGTGAATGGCTATTCAGTTGTGTGTTCAAGATGCTAGACTCACCTGTTCCTTAATACGGTTTGAGGTGAGTGGATGTCGCAGCAGGTTGGTCCGATGGCGTTGACGCAGTTGGGGGAAGACGAACAGCTCTTTCGTGACACGATAAGACGCTTTGCGGTGGAGCAGATCGGTCCGCTGGTACGCGGGATGGATGAGTCGCAGCAGATGGATGCCGGGCTTATCCGTAAGCTCTTCGAACTTGGGTTGATGGGTATCGAGATTCCCGAAGAATATGGCGGGGCAG
Coding sequences within:
- a CDS encoding tetratricopeptide repeat protein, with the translated sequence MQARQLVAWERAGLISPNNDYSFDALGQLRRLRDLQATTRISAKSIRASVDAMQRFGGVRNPLLEASFVRRGSRLSFRHGGALMDPLTQQLAFDFETAPARQLRVVGAGDIALRQAAEVQEMFLRAVQLEENPATIQEAAEIYDAILVLRPQHAPALINLGTIHYNLRRFENAEGLYRRATLADPEYALAFFDLGNVLDEMQRLAEATTAYQKAVALVPQYADAHYNLALAYERQGQRRRALRHWLAYVRLDPIGPWANHAKEQARKILNTEKLSIVSRRGRSVKIAG